One window of the Solanum stenotomum isolate F172 chromosome 11, ASM1918654v1, whole genome shotgun sequence genome contains the following:
- the LOC125843984 gene encoding uncharacterized protein LOC125843984, with protein MSLRTMLFKLYCFYLMFLIKIFIILSLFGCVTISESESESWFVQQYVRQAQRKFELKTNKFWEYDEQSNSWLQVDLPYDLVSCFNDNCTKVNRIDQTNQEPEKDEIFTEVKDEGSSYTYLPLRKRVSLTKMSEASIWITGVSGSIYERFWNGLQWVIAPHELSISAGYAVSVFMVNQTILALSESGYIYQLQLSDDQPVWINITPASDHQTSKETELIQIVSGVVSSDRKRIYFCTKNGTLLELTEVDLIRWTNHGKPPGANVAAIADASTFISEVVFTISTAGDLYEYDQRSRPSWKKHIRKESSDQDTSLKPTLGCSLKGVNGAISKSLFLLAKGGYLIERRSQQRKWKWINHGNPKDHVLSSITCLSEENLAENSHSLFLTTIAGYIFEYRIPDHSGIDQEDDTTKSWINHAYPPYAKAARGIPGVQLHPGRIIFPLDDGRLGELRLSGLGDESSGPNYQINARRRSSQKYVWFLVDAPETEGWNAEYCTEEHGPSNCIAGIKDENNELDLTTSTARRRRTSKEQYSYISIDMSARKAAEPEGDYNIPDNWINKNFHMRVMHEGKSFFLITEGGLIFEYLNSDNVWFWLRHDHPTAMRGALGNYNGSLFLVDEQRSLLIRERDSAELAWINCTAMKKGRQVIGGPPWDDLPGKPRNARKEDALFFVSKSGRLLQFAVALRKFKWKDCRYPASTKIASIADQELLRENVVFVIGRNGRLYQYNKVTELWHEHYQSQHLVLSRSPGTAMRLSSLSLQGSLFMLSADGGLVEYNWNPSNGWNWIEHGTPDPSVILVGSPGPCFTGAHLFLIGSDEKVYLRFLDNGTWKWRSCGFPYMANEKHVSDNHDRKETCTSDDLADRLEKIEENLQASNKNCDSKVALTRPIPFSEDSVIFELRDGRLAEMRRTGNTDWTWSRTIGTPTSLCVTSFWATLA; from the exons ATGTCTCTAAGAACCATGTTGTTCAAGTTGTACTGTTTTTATCTCATGTTCTTGATCAAGATTTTCATTATCTTGTCATTATTTGGCTGTGTGACTATTTCAGAATCAGAGTCAGAGTCATGGTTTGTGCAACAATATGTAAGACAAGCTCAGAGGAAATTTGAGTTGAAAACCAACAAGTTTTGGGAGTATGATGAGCAATCCAACAGTTGGTTACAAGTGGATTTGCCTTATGATTTAGTTTCTTGTTTCAATGATAACTGTACTAAAGTCAATAGAATTGATCAGACTAATCAAGAACCTGAAAAAGATGAGATCTTTACTGAAGTTAAGGATGAGGGAAGTTCTTATACGTATCTTCCTTTGAGAAAAAGAGTTTCTTTGACAAAAATGTCTGAAGCATCTATCTGGATCACTGGTGTAAGTGGATCAATCTATGAAAGATTTTGGAATGGATTGCAGTGGGTTATAGCACCTCATGAATTGTCAATATCAGCAGGGTATGCAGTTTCTGTTTTCATGGTCAATCAGACAATTCTTGCTCTATCAGAATCAGGATATATCTATCAG TTGCAGCTAAGTGATGATCAGCCAGTTTGGATAAATATTACACCAGCAAGTGATCATCAAACAAGTAAAGAAACAGAACTAATTCAAATTGTATCAGGAGTTGTATCCAGTGATAGGAA GAGAATATATTTCTGCACAAAGAATGGAACTTTATTAGAACTCACTGAGGTTGATCTCATAAG GTGGACTAATCATGGAAAACCTCCCGGAGCAAATGTTGCAGCAATCGCAGATGCATCTACATTTATATCAGAAGTAGTCTTTACAATTAG TACTGCAGGAGATCTTTATGAATACGATCAGCGCTCAAGGCCATCATGGAAGAAGCATATACGAAAAGAGTCTTCTGATCAAGATACTTCTCTGAAACCAACTCTAGGATGCAGTTTAAAAGGAGTGAATGGAGCTATTTCAAAATCTTTGTTTCTCTTGGCTAAG GGAGGATATTTAATAGAGAGACGGTCGCAACAAAGGAAATGGAAATGGATTAATCATGGAAATCCAAAAGATCATGTCCTGtcttccattacatgcctttcTGAAGAAAACTTGGCTGAAAATTCTCACTCATTGTTTCTTACAACTATAGCTGGTTACATTTTCGAATATCGAATTCCAGATCATTcag GCATTGACCAAGAGGATGATACTACAAAAAGTTGGATCAATCATGCTTATCCCCCTTATGCCAAGGCTGCAAGAGGAATTCCAGGAGTGCAATTGCATCCTGGCAGAATTATTTTCCCACTTGATGATGGTAGGCTTGGAGAGCTTCGCCTATCCGGTCTCGGTGATGAGAGTTCCGGACCGAACTATCAAATTAATGCCAGAAGAAGATCATCACAGAAGTATGTATGGTTTCTAGTAGATGCCCCAGAAACAGAAGGATGGAATGCAGAGTATTGCACTGAAGAACATGGACCGTCGAATTGCATTGCAGGCATCAAAGATGAAAACAATGAACTTGATCTCACGACATCGACAGCAAGAAGGAGAAGGACAAGCAAAGAACAATACAGTTACATATCAATTGATATGTCAGCTAGGAAAGCTGCTGAACCCGAGGGAGACTACAATATCCCGGATAACTGGATCAACAAAAATTTCCATATGAGGGTGATGCATGAAGGAAAATCATTCTTCCTAATAACGGAGGGTGGTCTGATTTTCGAGTATCTAAATTCTGATAATGTGTGGTTCTGGCTTAGGCATGATCATCCAACAGCTATGAGAGGTGCCCTTGGGAACTATAATGGAAGTTTGTTTTTGGTTGATGAGCAACGGAGTTTGCTCATCAGAGAAAGAGATAGTGCTGAACTAGCATGGATTAATTGCACTGCTATGAAGAAAGGAAGGCAAGTAATCGGAGGTCCTCCATGGGACGATCTACCAGGGAAACCTCGAAATGCTAGAAAAGAAGATGCACTTTTCTTTGTAAGCAAAAGTGGGAGATTGCTACAATTTGCA GTTGCACTGAGAAAGTTCAAATGGAAAGATTGTCGGTACCCAGCCAGTACAAAGATTGCAAGCATTGCTGACCAGGAACTGCTCCGAGAGAACGTGGTGTTTGTCATTGGAAGGAACGGACGCTTATACCAGTATAACAAAGTTACTGAACTATGGCATGAAC ATTACCAATCTCAACATTTGGTTCTATCAAGATCTCCTGGAACTGCAATGAGGTTATCTTCACTGTCACTGCAAGGTTCTCTTTTCATGCTTTCGGCAGATGGTGGACTAGTTGAATATAATTGGAATCCGTCCAACGGATGGAATTGGATAGAGCACGGAACACCAGATCCAAGTGTCATTCTTGTTGGTTCACCGGGACCATGCTTCACAGGTGCTCATCTGTTCTTAATAGGTTCAGATGAAAAAGTGTATCTAAGGTTCTTGGACAATGGAACATGGAAATGGAGAAGCTGTGGCTTCCCATATATGGCAAATGAAAAACATGTCTCTGATAATCATGATCGTAAAGAAACTTGTACTTCCGATGATCTTGCAGATCGTTTagagaaaattgaagaaaacctcCAAGCCTCAAACAAAAACTGTGACTCCAAG GTGGCACTTACAAGACCAATTCCTTTTTCGGAAGATTCAGTCATTTTTGAGCTCAGAGATGGCAGA TTGGCAGAAATGCGACGGACAGGTAATACAGATTGGACATGGTCACGTACGATTGGCACTCCTACTAGCCTCTGCGTAACAAGTTTCTGGGCGACTTTAGCATAA
- the LOC125843964 gene encoding zinc finger CCCH domain-containing protein 53-like isoform X3 codes for MDGYEATKIVLSRIQSLDPENASKIMGYILIQDQGEKEMIRLAFGPETLLVSLINQAKTCLGLSSNSSSAMSNASKLNLFHHSSPRIMIPNNGFPSSSPSSPSPWSTSGSPVFTRSPRPMASPVGGGGASSLSYAAVVNGSTNSVSGSSTPSLSLPFYDPNNDEYGGSVQAQVQEHLSFLDESMDPIMSPSGRSDSLVYPYGNCEETPHLHRRSCSVNDVFLGGSDDGGGGGGGFGWRPCMYFARGFCKNGNSCKFMHSGFPDSSSSPDAIIGSPSKVDSVDDFLRMKALQQQQQQQRFAAASLMASGAHHHPIAYNKCINILNDNQRSAAAAFMMGEEFHKFGRCRPDRNDFSAMALGGISSSSSRQIYLTFPADSTFKEEDVSNYFSMYGPVQDVRIPYQQKRMFGFVTFVYSETVKMILAKGNPHFVCDSRVLVKPYKEKGKIADKKQLQQQQHPIDRGELSTCLSPSALESREPYDLPFGARMLYNSHEMMLRRKIEQEAELQQAIELQGRRLMNLQLLDLKNQHRNDHFPPSLSPGLPTASQMQFHSQNNHNLVPVSSDIDQEVPAESNDTHEATKAPHNAADEKVPQEMLPTDFGNGSSSKEQTTNIDNSNLQESLEHILPDNLFASPTKSAAENQAAFSTDSAEAGVTSPITTATSNNNIPMLPTTTTLNMASLKSCYFHMPSH; via the exons ATGGATGGATATGAAGCTACAAAGATAGTTTTATCAAGAATTCAAAGTTTGGATCCAGAAAATGCTTCAAAAATCATGGGGTATATACTGATACAAGACCAAGGGGAGAAGGAGATGATAAGGTTAGCTTTTGGTCCAGAAACCCTTTTGGTTTCTTTGATAAATCAAGCTAAAACTTGTTTAGGACTTTCATCAAACAGTTCATCTGCAATGTCAAATGCTtcaaaattgaatctttttcaTCATTCTTCACCAAGAATCATGATTCCTAACAATGggtttccttcttcttcaccttCTTCACCTTCTCCTTGGTCTACTAGTGGGTCACCAGTTTTTACAAGAAGCCCTAGACCAATGGCTTCACCAGTAGGAGGAGGAGGGGCTAGTTCACTTTCTTATGCTGCTGTTGTGAATGGTTCTACTAATTCTGTTTCTGGGTCTTCAACTCCTTCACTTTCACTCCCTTTTTATGACCCAAATAATGATGAGTATGGTGGTAGTGTTCAAGCTCAAGTTCAAGAACACTTGTCTTTTCTTGATGAATCAATGGATCCAATTATGAGTCCTAGTGGAAGAAGTGATTCTTTGGTTTACCCTTATGGGAATTGTGAGGAAACCCCTCATCTTCATCGTAGGAGTTGTTCAGTCAATGATGTTTTTCTTGGTGGTTCAGatgatggtggtggtggtggtgggggGTTTGGTTGGAGGCCTTGCATGTATTTTGCTAGAGGGTTTTGCAAAAATGGGAATAGTTGCAAGTTTATGCATAGTGGCTTTcctgattcttcttcttcaccagATGCTATTATTGGTTCTCCTAGTAAAGTTGACTCtgttgatgatttcttgaggaTGAAGGCCTTAcaacagcagcagcagcaacagAGGTTTGCTGCTGCCTCTCTTATGGCTTCTGGTGCTCATCATCATCCAATTGCTTATAACAAATGCATCAACATCTTGAATGATAACCAAAG ATCAGCTGCTGCAGCATTTATGATGGGTGAAGAATTCCACAAATTTGGTAGGTGCCGACCTGATAGAAATGATTTTTCAGCAATGGCGTTGGGTGGTATCTCAAGTTCAAGTTCACGACAAATTTACCTAACATTTCCTGCTGATAGCACATTTAAGGAGGAGGATGTGTCTAATTACTTTAG TATGTATGGGCCTGTCCAAGATGTTAGAATTCCATATCAGCAGAAGCGAATGTTTGGATTCGTCACGTTTGTCTACTCAGAAACTGTTAAGATGATCTTGGCTAAAGGAAACCCACATTTTGTGTGTGATTCTCGGGTACTTGTAAAGCCCTACAAGGAAAAGGGAAAAATCGCAGACAA GAAGCAACttcagcaacaacaacatccaATTGATAGAGGAGAGCTGTCGACCTGTTTAAGCCCATCAGCTCTTGAATCTAGGGAGCCGTATGACCTTCCCTTTG GAGCAAGAATGTTATATAATTCACATGAGATGATGttgagaagaaaaatagagCAGGAGGCTGAATTACAGCAAGCCATTGAACTTCAAGGCAGAAGACTAATGAATTTGCAACTGCTGGACCTGAAGAATCAACATCGCAATGATCACTTTCCACCCAGCCTCTCTCCTGGTCTTCCGACGGCCTCCCAGATGCAGTTTCACTCTCAAAACAATCACAATCTTGTTCCTGTATCGAGTGACATTGATCAAGAAGTCCCTGCAG aaAGTAACGATACTCATGAAGCTACCAAGGCCCCCCATAATGCAGCTGATGAAAAGGTGCCTCAAGAAATGCTGCCTACTGATTTTGGGAATGGAAGTAGCAGCAAGGAGCAGACCACCAATATTGACAACTCTAATCTTCAAGAAAG CTTGGAGCACATCCTTCCCGATAACCTTTTTGCTTCTCCTACAAAATCAGCTGCAGAAAACCAGGCTGCGTTCTCCACTGATTCAGCTGAAGCTGGCGTTACTTCTCCAATAACTACTGCTACTTCTAACAATAATATCCCTATGCTTCCTACAACGACTACCCTCAACATGGCTTCTCTTAAATCATGTTACTTCCACATGCCAAG CCATTGA
- the LOC125843964 gene encoding zinc finger CCCH domain-containing protein 53-like isoform X2 → MDGYEATKIVLSRIQSLDPENASKIMGYILIQDQGEKEMIRLAFGPETLLVSLINQAKTCLGLSSNSSSAMSNASKLNLFHHSSPRIMIPNNGFPSSSPSSPSPWSTSGSPVFTRSPRPMASPVGGGGASSLSYAAVVNGSTNSVSGSSTPSLSLPFYDPNNDEYGGSVQAQVQEHLSFLDESMDPIMSPSGRSDSLVYPYGNCEETPHLHRRSCSVNDVFLGGSDDGGGGGGGFGWRPCMYFARGFCKNGNSCKFMHSGFPDSSSSPDAIIGSPSKVDSVDDFLRMKALQQQQQQQRFAAASLMASGAHHHPIAYNKCINILNDNQRSAAAAFMMGEEFHKFGRCRPDRNDFSAMALGGISSSSSRQIYLTFPADSTFKEEDVSNYFSMYGPVQDVRIPYQQKRMFGFVTFVYSETVKMILAKGNPHFVCDSRVLVKPYKEKGKIADKKQLQQQQHPIDRGELSTCLSPSALESREPYDLPFGARMLYNSHEMMLRRKIEQEAELQQAIELQGRRLMNLQLLDLKNQHRNDHFPPSLSPGLPTASQMQFHSQNNHNLVPVSSDIDQEVPAESNDTHEATKAPHNAADEKVPQEMLPTDFGNGSSSKEQTTNIDNSNLQESLEHILPDNLFASPTKSAAENQAAFSTDSAEAGVTSPITTATSNNNIPMLPTTTTLNMASLKSCYFHMPRKTFE, encoded by the exons ATGGATGGATATGAAGCTACAAAGATAGTTTTATCAAGAATTCAAAGTTTGGATCCAGAAAATGCTTCAAAAATCATGGGGTATATACTGATACAAGACCAAGGGGAGAAGGAGATGATAAGGTTAGCTTTTGGTCCAGAAACCCTTTTGGTTTCTTTGATAAATCAAGCTAAAACTTGTTTAGGACTTTCATCAAACAGTTCATCTGCAATGTCAAATGCTtcaaaattgaatctttttcaTCATTCTTCACCAAGAATCATGATTCCTAACAATGggtttccttcttcttcaccttCTTCACCTTCTCCTTGGTCTACTAGTGGGTCACCAGTTTTTACAAGAAGCCCTAGACCAATGGCTTCACCAGTAGGAGGAGGAGGGGCTAGTTCACTTTCTTATGCTGCTGTTGTGAATGGTTCTACTAATTCTGTTTCTGGGTCTTCAACTCCTTCACTTTCACTCCCTTTTTATGACCCAAATAATGATGAGTATGGTGGTAGTGTTCAAGCTCAAGTTCAAGAACACTTGTCTTTTCTTGATGAATCAATGGATCCAATTATGAGTCCTAGTGGAAGAAGTGATTCTTTGGTTTACCCTTATGGGAATTGTGAGGAAACCCCTCATCTTCATCGTAGGAGTTGTTCAGTCAATGATGTTTTTCTTGGTGGTTCAGatgatggtggtggtggtggtgggggGTTTGGTTGGAGGCCTTGCATGTATTTTGCTAGAGGGTTTTGCAAAAATGGGAATAGTTGCAAGTTTATGCATAGTGGCTTTcctgattcttcttcttcaccagATGCTATTATTGGTTCTCCTAGTAAAGTTGACTCtgttgatgatttcttgaggaTGAAGGCCTTAcaacagcagcagcagcaacagAGGTTTGCTGCTGCCTCTCTTATGGCTTCTGGTGCTCATCATCATCCAATTGCTTATAACAAATGCATCAACATCTTGAATGATAACCAAAG ATCAGCTGCTGCAGCATTTATGATGGGTGAAGAATTCCACAAATTTGGTAGGTGCCGACCTGATAGAAATGATTTTTCAGCAATGGCGTTGGGTGGTATCTCAAGTTCAAGTTCACGACAAATTTACCTAACATTTCCTGCTGATAGCACATTTAAGGAGGAGGATGTGTCTAATTACTTTAG TATGTATGGGCCTGTCCAAGATGTTAGAATTCCATATCAGCAGAAGCGAATGTTTGGATTCGTCACGTTTGTCTACTCAGAAACTGTTAAGATGATCTTGGCTAAAGGAAACCCACATTTTGTGTGTGATTCTCGGGTACTTGTAAAGCCCTACAAGGAAAAGGGAAAAATCGCAGACAA GAAGCAACttcagcaacaacaacatccaATTGATAGAGGAGAGCTGTCGACCTGTTTAAGCCCATCAGCTCTTGAATCTAGGGAGCCGTATGACCTTCCCTTTG GAGCAAGAATGTTATATAATTCACATGAGATGATGttgagaagaaaaatagagCAGGAGGCTGAATTACAGCAAGCCATTGAACTTCAAGGCAGAAGACTAATGAATTTGCAACTGCTGGACCTGAAGAATCAACATCGCAATGATCACTTTCCACCCAGCCTCTCTCCTGGTCTTCCGACGGCCTCCCAGATGCAGTTTCACTCTCAAAACAATCACAATCTTGTTCCTGTATCGAGTGACATTGATCAAGAAGTCCCTGCAG aaAGTAACGATACTCATGAAGCTACCAAGGCCCCCCATAATGCAGCTGATGAAAAGGTGCCTCAAGAAATGCTGCCTACTGATTTTGGGAATGGAAGTAGCAGCAAGGAGCAGACCACCAATATTGACAACTCTAATCTTCAAGAAAG CTTGGAGCACATCCTTCCCGATAACCTTTTTGCTTCTCCTACAAAATCAGCTGCAGAAAACCAGGCTGCGTTCTCCACTGATTCAGCTGAAGCTGGCGTTACTTCTCCAATAACTACTGCTACTTCTAACAATAATATCCCTATGCTTCCTACAACGACTACCCTCAACATGGCTTCTCTTAAATCATGTTACTTCCACATGCCAAG AAAAACGTTTGAGTAG
- the LOC125843964 gene encoding zinc finger CCCH domain-containing protein 53-like isoform X1 — protein sequence MDGYEATKIVLSRIQSLDPENASKIMGYILIQDQGEKEMIRLAFGPETLLVSLINQAKTCLGLSSNSSSAMSNASKLNLFHHSSPRIMIPNNGFPSSSPSSPSPWSTSGSPVFTRSPRPMASPVGGGGASSLSYAAVVNGSTNSVSGSSTPSLSLPFYDPNNDEYGGSVQAQVQEHLSFLDESMDPIMSPSGRSDSLVYPYGNCEETPHLHRRSCSVNDVFLGGSDDGGGGGGGFGWRPCMYFARGFCKNGNSCKFMHSGFPDSSSSPDAIIGSPSKVDSVDDFLRMKALQQQQQQQRFAAASLMASGAHHHPIAYNKCINILNDNQRSAAAAFMMGEEFHKFGRCRPDRNDFSAMALGGISSSSSRQIYLTFPADSTFKEEDVSNYFSMYGPVQDVRIPYQQKRMFGFVTFVYSETVKMILAKGNPHFVCDSRVLVKPYKEKGKIADKKQLQQQQHPIDRGELSTCLSPSALESREPYDLPFGARMLYNSHEMMLRRKIEQEAELQQAIELQGRRLMNLQLLDLKNQHRNDHFPPSLSPGLPTASQMQFHSQNNHNLVPVSSDIDQEVPAESNDTHEATKAPHNAADEKVPQEMLPTDFGNGSSSKEQTTNIDNSNLQESLEHILPDNLFASPTKSAAENQAAFSTDSAEAGVTSPITTATSNNNIPMLPTTTTLNMASLKSCYFHMPRFTSGQEAIEM from the exons ATGGATGGATATGAAGCTACAAAGATAGTTTTATCAAGAATTCAAAGTTTGGATCCAGAAAATGCTTCAAAAATCATGGGGTATATACTGATACAAGACCAAGGGGAGAAGGAGATGATAAGGTTAGCTTTTGGTCCAGAAACCCTTTTGGTTTCTTTGATAAATCAAGCTAAAACTTGTTTAGGACTTTCATCAAACAGTTCATCTGCAATGTCAAATGCTtcaaaattgaatctttttcaTCATTCTTCACCAAGAATCATGATTCCTAACAATGggtttccttcttcttcaccttCTTCACCTTCTCCTTGGTCTACTAGTGGGTCACCAGTTTTTACAAGAAGCCCTAGACCAATGGCTTCACCAGTAGGAGGAGGAGGGGCTAGTTCACTTTCTTATGCTGCTGTTGTGAATGGTTCTACTAATTCTGTTTCTGGGTCTTCAACTCCTTCACTTTCACTCCCTTTTTATGACCCAAATAATGATGAGTATGGTGGTAGTGTTCAAGCTCAAGTTCAAGAACACTTGTCTTTTCTTGATGAATCAATGGATCCAATTATGAGTCCTAGTGGAAGAAGTGATTCTTTGGTTTACCCTTATGGGAATTGTGAGGAAACCCCTCATCTTCATCGTAGGAGTTGTTCAGTCAATGATGTTTTTCTTGGTGGTTCAGatgatggtggtggtggtggtgggggGTTTGGTTGGAGGCCTTGCATGTATTTTGCTAGAGGGTTTTGCAAAAATGGGAATAGTTGCAAGTTTATGCATAGTGGCTTTcctgattcttcttcttcaccagATGCTATTATTGGTTCTCCTAGTAAAGTTGACTCtgttgatgatttcttgaggaTGAAGGCCTTAcaacagcagcagcagcaacagAGGTTTGCTGCTGCCTCTCTTATGGCTTCTGGTGCTCATCATCATCCAATTGCTTATAACAAATGCATCAACATCTTGAATGATAACCAAAG ATCAGCTGCTGCAGCATTTATGATGGGTGAAGAATTCCACAAATTTGGTAGGTGCCGACCTGATAGAAATGATTTTTCAGCAATGGCGTTGGGTGGTATCTCAAGTTCAAGTTCACGACAAATTTACCTAACATTTCCTGCTGATAGCACATTTAAGGAGGAGGATGTGTCTAATTACTTTAG TATGTATGGGCCTGTCCAAGATGTTAGAATTCCATATCAGCAGAAGCGAATGTTTGGATTCGTCACGTTTGTCTACTCAGAAACTGTTAAGATGATCTTGGCTAAAGGAAACCCACATTTTGTGTGTGATTCTCGGGTACTTGTAAAGCCCTACAAGGAAAAGGGAAAAATCGCAGACAA GAAGCAACttcagcaacaacaacatccaATTGATAGAGGAGAGCTGTCGACCTGTTTAAGCCCATCAGCTCTTGAATCTAGGGAGCCGTATGACCTTCCCTTTG GAGCAAGAATGTTATATAATTCACATGAGATGATGttgagaagaaaaatagagCAGGAGGCTGAATTACAGCAAGCCATTGAACTTCAAGGCAGAAGACTAATGAATTTGCAACTGCTGGACCTGAAGAATCAACATCGCAATGATCACTTTCCACCCAGCCTCTCTCCTGGTCTTCCGACGGCCTCCCAGATGCAGTTTCACTCTCAAAACAATCACAATCTTGTTCCTGTATCGAGTGACATTGATCAAGAAGTCCCTGCAG aaAGTAACGATACTCATGAAGCTACCAAGGCCCCCCATAATGCAGCTGATGAAAAGGTGCCTCAAGAAATGCTGCCTACTGATTTTGGGAATGGAAGTAGCAGCAAGGAGCAGACCACCAATATTGACAACTCTAATCTTCAAGAAAG CTTGGAGCACATCCTTCCCGATAACCTTTTTGCTTCTCCTACAAAATCAGCTGCAGAAAACCAGGCTGCGTTCTCCACTGATTCAGCTGAAGCTGGCGTTACTTCTCCAATAACTACTGCTACTTCTAACAATAATATCCCTATGCTTCCTACAACGACTACCCTCAACATGGCTTCTCTTAAATCATGTTACTTCCACATGCCAAG GTTTACTTCTGGGCAAGAAGCCATTGAAATGTAG